The Zygosaccharomyces rouxii strain CBS732 chromosome A complete sequence genome window below encodes:
- the COQ1 gene encoding trans-hexaprenyltranstransferase (highly similar to uniprot|P18900 Saccharomyces cerevisiae YBR003W COQ1 Hexaprenyl pyrophosphate synthetase catalyzes the first step in ubiquinone (coenzyme Q) biosynthesis): MIRRCIRFRICVLNARRGKSSFSAALAAVSRLVTPSIMLRNPVSLVSNEMNTLAKNIMALIGSGHPVLNRVTSYYFEAEGKKVRPLLVLLLSRALAEIPLEQRTQSLIDSVDVPEDPVYSQPPKSLLFEPPANNLSPLDILHGIKPLNPLTKGPEPIPEANFDKERGILPKQRRLAEIVEMIHTASLLHDDVIDHSDTRRGRASGNVAFTNKMAVLAGDFLLGRATVAISRLRNPEVVELMSNSIANLVEGEFMQLKNTAVEDISIINQGNKPLPAASKKLNNEVHDYRVPRAVGEGISHDQMIETAFDYYLHKTYLKTAALISKSSRAAAILSGVDRTVVDQCYEFGKDIGICFQLVDDMLDFTVSAKDLGKPAGADLELGIATAPVLYAWKADPSLGPLIQRNFSQPGDVEQTAEAVANSNGVFKTKKLAEKYRDQALQNLRKALPESDARSALEFLTNSILTRGK; encoded by the coding sequence ATGATAAGACGTTGTATCAGGTTTCGCATTTGTGTACTGAATGCTCGTCGtggtaaatcttccttttccGCTGCATTGGCGGCTGTCAGTAGGCTAGTAACTCCCTCGATCATGTTGAGAAATCCAGTATCATTGGTCTCTAACGAAATGAATACACTGGCTAAAAACATTATGGCATTAATTGGATCTGGTCATCCTGTCTTAAATAGAGTTACCAGCTATTATTTCGAGGCGGAGGGTAAGAAAGTTCGTCCATTACTAGTGCTTTTGCTTTCAAGAGCACTAGCTGAAATACCCCTCGAACAAAGAACGCAGAGCTTGATTGATTCGGTTGATGTGCCTGAAGATCCAGTTTACTCTCAACCTCCTAAATCATTACTTTTTGAACCCCCCGCTAACAATTTATCACCTTTAGATATCCTACACGGTATAAAACCATTGAATCCATTGACCAAAGGTCCTGAACCAATACCAGAGGCTAACTTTGACAAGGAGAGAGGTATTTTACCTAAACAGAGACGATTAGCCGAAATCGTGGAAATGATCCACACTGCTTCTTTACTTCACGATGACGTGATTGATCATTCAGATACTAGAAGAGGTAGAGCAAGCGGTAATGTGGCCTTTACCAATAAAATGGCTGTCCTTGCTGGTGATTTTTTGCTGGGTAGAGCCACTGTAGCTATTTCTAGATTAAGGAATCCCGAAGTTGTGGAGTTGATGTCCAATAGCATTGCAAATTTAGTCGAAGGTGAATTtatgcaattgaaaaacaCTGCTGTTGAGGATATTTCCATCATAAATCAAGGTAACAAGCCACTACCGGCCGCATCtaagaaattgaataacGAAGTTCATGATTACCGTGTTCCACGTGCTGTTGGCGAAGGCATTTCTCATGATCAAATGATAGAGACTGCATTTGACTACTATTTGCACAAGACTTATCTAAAAACAGCAGCTCTAATTTCCAAGTCAAGTAGAGCGGCAGCCATTCTTTCTGGTGTGGATAGAACTGTTGTAGATCAATGCTACGAATTCGGTAAAGATATTGGTATTTGTTTCCAATTAGTGGACGACATGTTGGATTTTACAGTATCTGCAAAAGATCTGGGTAAACCAGCAGGTgcagatttagaattagGTATTGCTACTGCACCTGTGCTTTATGCTTGGAAAGCTGATCCATCTTTGGGACCCTTGATCCAGCGTAATTTCTCACAACCGGGTGACGTGGAACAAACTGCTGAAGCAGTTGCTAATTCTAATGGAGTTTTTAAGACgaaaaaattggcagaGAAATACAGAGACCAAGCTTTACAGAATTTGCGCAAGGCATTGCCAGAATCTGATGCTCGTTCAGctttagaatttttgacTAATAGCATTTTGACGagaggaaaatga
- the RER2 gene encoding ditrans,polycis-polyprenyl diphosphate synthase (similar to uniprot|P35196 Saccharomyces cerevisiae YBR002C RER2 Cis-prenyltransferase involved in dolichol synthesis participates in endoplasmic reticulum (ER) protein sorting) encodes MSMEAETTLSWFSASEWIKNQFSNVIKVSNSAPKHVGFVMDGNRRYAKKMDIEVKEGHEAGYMSMSKVLELCYQAGVDTATVFAFSIENFKRSSLEVDNLMQLARERIRQLADKGELAEKYGIRVKVIGDLTLLPKDIYKEVKRTTDLTKNNTRATLNICFPYTGREEIFHSVKELISEDVPIDSINEICLEKHLYTGDSPPLDLLVRTSGVSRLSDFMLWQASNKGVVIELIDRLWPEFGPLNMAWILLKFAFRKSFSVKHELEDEVEDNDELMETLPEDKKNL; translated from the coding sequence ATGAGCATGGAGGCGGAGACGACGCTTTCATGGTTCTCAGCATCCGAGTGGATCAAGAACCAGTTCTCCAATGTGAttaaagtttccaattcagcACCTAAGCATGTAGGGTTTGTTATGGATGGTAATAGGCGATATGCCAAGAAAATGGATATAGAAGTCAAAGAAGGTCATGAAGCAGGTTATATGAGTATGAGTAAAGTCCTGGAGCTTTGCTATCAGGCTGGTGTTGATACTGCTACAGTATTTGCATTttccattgaaaatttcaagagaaGTTCACTGGAGGTTGACAATTTAATGCAATTGGCTCGTGAGAGAATTCGTCAATTGGCGGATAAGGGTGAACTGGCTGAAAAATATGGTATACGGGTAAAAGTTATTGGAGATTTGACGTTATTACCAAAGGACATTTATAAAGAGGTTAAAAGAACGACAGACTTGACCAAAAACAATACAAGGGCTACTTTAAACATCTGTTTCCCTTATACAGGAAGAGAGGAGATTTTCCATTCAGTAAAGGAGCTTATATCAGAGGATGTTCCCATTGACAGTATTAATGAAATTTGTTTAGAAAAACATCTTTATACTGGCGATTCGCCACCATTGGATTTATTGGTAAGGACTAGTGGTGTTTCAAGGCTAAGTGATTTTATGTTGTGGCAAGCAAGCAATAAAGGTGTTGTCATTGAATTAATTGATCGTTTGTGGCCTGAATTTGGTCCACTAAACATGGCATGGATTTTATTAAAATTTGCATTCCGGAAATCTTTTTCTGTCAAGCATGAATTAGAggatgaagttgaagataatgatgaactaatggaaactttaccagaggataagaaaaatctttga
- a CDS encoding resistance to Congo red protein (similar to uniprot|Q03446 Saccharomyces cerevisiae YDR003W), with protein MIIEKTGLIYARDFYDGDDDVSNESWKWARWTLFVIFILAIVMFIVGVVGLNRRRKQVGRAPIRGTAWITPPSYRQSQRDHDRREDSEFVPQYTAKANENDLGYYDENGEFHLNSKGEFYPPPSSPPPNETSEEPRSNSSMSLTRPENAVTRDRHNSSDVEAEFDRDFGRGRPHTETLYTAATNNSSSVEKQHISTPERAKMAES; from the coding sequence atgataattgaaaaaactggATTGATCTATGCAAGAGACTTCTATGATGGAGATGATGATGTATCTAATGAATCATGGAAGTGGGCGAGATGGACTTTATTCGTTATATTTATTCTAGCTATTGTGATGTTCATAGTGGGTGTTGTGGGCCTCAATCGTAGGAGAAAGCAGGTTGGTAGAGCTCCCATAAGAGGTACAGCATGGATTACACCACCTTCTTACAGGCAATCACAGAGGGATCACGACAGAAGAGAAGACAGTGAGTTCGTACCTCAATACACGGCTAAGgccaatgaaaatgatttaGGATACTATGATGAAAACGGTGAATTCCATTTAAACAGTAAGGGCGAGTTTTACCCCCCACCATCATCACCGCCACCAAATGAAACTTCTGAAGAGCCaagatcaaattcttctatGTCGTTAACAAGGCCTGAAAATGCAGTAACTAGAGATCGTCATAATTCTTCGGACGTGGAAGCAGAATTTGATCGTGATTTCGGTAGAGGGAGACCTCATACAGAGACATTATACACAGCAGCTACTAATAATTCTAGTTCAGTGGAAAAACAACATATTTCTACTCCAGAAAGAGCTAAAATGGCTGAAAGCTGA
- the UGA2 gene encoding succinate-semialdehyde dehydrogenase (NAD(P)(+)) (highly similar to uniprot|P38067 Saccharomyces cerevisiae YBR006W UGA2 Succinate semialdehyde dehydrogenase involved in the utilization of gamma-aminobutyrate (GABA) as a nitrogen source part of the 4-aminobutyrate and glutamate degradation pathways localized to the cytoplasm) — MSSPQPILQRKDLIRDSAYINGLWVKESEQHFDVTDPATNQVIAQLPDQSVSAVNDAIDAAYEAFHTYKNTTPRQRAIWLRNFYNLMLENINDLGQILTWENGKALADSVGEIRYAASYFEWYAEEAPRVYGTVIQPGNAGNRAFTIKQPIGVCGLICPWNFPSAMITRKAAAALAAGCTVVIKPDAQTPLSALALAALAEEAGFPKGAFNVVLADKNTPQVGVTLCESPKVKKVSFTGSTRVGKLLMKQASTTMKKLSFELGGNAPFIVFENADLDHAVDQAIASKFRGLGQTCVCANRLYVQESVVDKFAELMAAKVRQFVLGHGLHSDTTHGCMINGQAIEKVEEHKKDAIEKGAKIVLEGGPLKELGPHFYNPAIVSHVPQSAKVSKEETFGPLCPIFTFKTTEEVVKYANDTDVGLASYVFSRDINTIYTVSEALEVGMVSCNTGLFSDATIPFGGVKESGFGREGSLYGLDDYTVVKVVTIGGLPNKI; from the coding sequence ATGTCGTCCCCTCAACCTATCttacaaagaaaagatttaaTTAGAGATTCTGCCTATATCAATGGACTGTGGGTCAAAGAATCTGAACAACATTTTGATGTTACTGATCCAGCTACGAACCAGGTAATTGCACAATTACCAGATCAATCTGTATCTGCTGTCAATGATGCCATTGATGCTGCATATGAAGCATTCCATACTTACAAAAACACTACACCTAGACAAAGAGCTATTTGGTTGAGAaacttttacaatttgatgTTAGAAAATATTAATGACTTGGGACAGATATTGACTTGGGAAAATGGTAAAGCCCTGGCAGATTCTGTAGGTGAAATAAGGTATGCAGCATCATACTTCGAATGGTACGCGGAGGAAGCTCCTAGAGTTTATGGTACAGTAATTCAACCTGGTAATGCTGGAAATAGGGCTTTCACTATAAAACAACCTATCGGTGTTTGTGGGTTGATATGTCCATGGAATTTCCCCAGCGCTATGATTACCAGGAAGGCGGCTGCAGCCTTGGCTGCAGGTTGTACAGTAGTGATAAAACCAGATGCTCAAACCCCCCTTTCCGCTCTTGCATTAGCGGCTCTAGCAGAGGAAGCTGGTTTCCCTAAGGGAGCATTTAACGTGGTTTTGGCTGATAAGAATACACCACAAGTTGGGGTTACATTATGCGAATCTCCTAAAGTTAAAAAGGTCTCCTTTACGGGATCTACAAGAGTAGGTAAATTGTTGATGAAACAGGCTTCCACTActatgaagaaattatccTTTGAATTGGGCGGTAATGCTCCATTCATcgtttttgaaaatgcCGATTTAGATCACGCTGTAGATCAAGCAATTGCATCGAAATTTAGAGGATTGGGTCAGACTTGTGTATGTGCCAACAGGTTATATGTGCAAGAGAGTGTCGTTGATAAATTTGCGGAATTGATGGCGGCAAAAGTTCGTCAGTTCGTCCTTGGACATGGTCTTCATAGTGATACTACTCATGGATGTATGATCAATGGACAAGCTATAGAAAAGGTGGAAGAACATAAAAAAGATGCTATTGAGAAGGGTGCTAAAATTGTTTTAGAAGGTGGTCCACTAAAAGAATTAGGTCCACACTTTTACAATCCAGCAATTGTATCTCATGTTCCTCAATCTGCTAAGGTTTctaaagaagaaactttcGGACCTTTATGCCCAatctttaccttcaaaACCACCGAAGAAGTGGTCAAATATGCCAATGATACGGACGTCGGTTTAGCATCTTACGTTTTTTCCAGAGATATCAATACTATTTACACTGTCTCAGAGGCCCTAGAAGTTGGTATGGTTTCTTGCAACACTGGGCTTTTCTCAGACGCTACGATCCcatttggtggtgttaAAGAATCTGGTTTTGGCAGAGAAGGTTCTCTGTATGGACTTGATGATTACACTGTGGTCAAGGTTGTCACCATTGGTGGCTTACCTAATAAGATCTAG
- the MAF1 gene encoding RNA polymerase III-inhibiting protein MAF1 (similar to uniprot|P41910 Saccharomyces cerevisiae YDR005C MAF1 Negative regulator of RNA polymerase III component of several signaling pathways that repress polymerase III transcription in response to changes in cellular environment targets the initiation factor TFIIIB) — MSVNENGSPSASFSPNSGVKTNKLNDQNLKELVSNSESRYMSSPSPGDSNSNSNPRSFYANRRTSSSTGLQPSKSAINRRRSSAVNDPANSINIGPFGPINETASRRTFAYLIAILNASFPDHDFSSLEPTDFLKISLKSMISKFENSLYSLGKNPEEWMWEIINSHLDMPDCVIYQYSPPRSFLDDEPGYLWSLVFFLFNKKRKRVAYLYLISSRLESPTEGNVNEDEEREKLNQKRRTVIDDEAADYEGEYDLVYDENAIEDDADDAVEVTS; from the coding sequence ATGTCTGttaatgaaaatggatCACCATCTGCAAGTTTTTCACCTAATAGTGGTGTTAAGACCAATAAATTGAAcgatcaaaatttaaaagaattggtttCCAATTCTGAATCCCGTTATATGAGTTCCCCTTCGCCAGGGGATtctaattctaattctaatCCTCGTTCATTTTATGCAAACAGAAGAACGAGTAGTAGTACAGGCCTACAACCAAGTAAATCAGCAATCAACAGAAGGAGATCTTCAGCAGTTAATGATCCAGCCAATAGTATAAATATTGGACCTTTTGGTCCAATTAATGAAACTGCTAGCAGAAGAACTTTTGCCTATTTGATTGCAATTTTAAATGCTTCTTTTCCAGATCATGATTTCTCATCTTTGGAACCAACagattttttgaagatttcattgaaatcgatgatatcaaaatttgaaaattccCTTTATTCCTTGGGGAAAAACCCTGAAGAATGGATGTGGGAGATAATAAATTCTCATTTGGATATGCCAGATTGCGTAATATATCAGTACAGTCCGCCTAGATCATTTTTAGATGATGAACCAGGATACCTTTGGAGCCTTgtatttttccttttcaataaaaagaggaaaagagTGGCTTACTTATACCTAATCTCATCTAGACTAGAATCTCCAACAGAAGGGAATGtcaatgaagatgaagagagGGAAAAGTTAAATCAGAAGAGGAGAACAGTGATTGACGATGAAGCGGCGGACTATGAAGGTGAATACGATTTGGTTTATGATGAGAATGCAATCGAAGATGATGCAGATGATGCTGTGGAGGTTACAAGCTAA
- the GPI18 gene encoding GPI-anchor transamidase GPI18 (similar to uniprot|P38211 Saccharomyces cerevisiae YBR004C GPI18 Functional ortholog of human PIG-V which is a mannosyltransferase that transfers the second mannose in glycosylphosphatidylinositol biosynthesis the authentic non-tagged protein was localized to mitochondria), with protein MFCQLSSTFILCKLVQYGLILLTPRDQFDTSTELLLARFVSVADSSKFWNSHLWNKLLAWDSVYFMKAMASENGKPAFEHEFAFSQFWIHLVRFLAPNHEFYNLLKTGVVLDNILHYLATFILYFLTVKIFSGNLKSSYAKSLAKKTSVLFIFSSAAGFLTGIYSEPLSFTLSFLGIWARQSAVFTTLPKHIDCLYSRFPLYLFSAICFSLATLNRSNCIVLGIYYVFDLWQLLKNRNYGKALLFPLLSGGILFLTCVLQQYVIPYSIFCPERGSWCNTQILGPFTRQSFYGFLQSHYWNVGFLKYWTPNNIPNFLFALPNIIILLYSSVYFSKIYPYYSLRPHIWVTTSLVIIVLLFAHVQIINRISTFIPLHLWYIADRLLKTSNSKDKSTPRGDDRIAHYYIIWLIFWIPLQTILFAYFLPPA; from the coding sequence ATGTTCTGTCAATTGAGTTCTACGTTTATCCTCTGTAAGTTAGTTCAATATGGGCTGATTTTATTAACGCCCAGGGATCAGTTTGATACTTCTACAGAACTTTTGTTAGCAAGGTTTGTTAGTGTGGCTGATAGTagcaaattttggaatagTCACCTATGGAATAAGCTTTTAGCATGGGATTCTGTTTATTTCATGAAGGCAATGGCGTCGGAGAATGGTAAACCAGCTTTTGAACATGAATTTGCCTTCTCTCAGTTTTGGATCCATTTAGTAAGATTTCTGGCTCCTAACCATGAGTTCTACAATTTACTCAAGACTGGTGTTGTCCTAGATAATATATTGCACTATTTGGCCACATTCATCCTGTATTTTTTAACCGTAAAGATTTTTAGTggtaatttgaaaagttcGTATGCTAAATCTCTGGCTAAGAAGACATCGGTTTTGTTTATCTTTAGTAGTGCCGCTGGATTTTTAACAGGAATTTATTCTGAACCATTGTCGTTTACTCTGTCGTTTTTAGGAATTTGGGCTCGACAATCAGCAGTCTTTACCACTTTACCCAAACATATCGATTGTCTTTATTCCAGATTTCCACTCTACTTGTTTTCAGCAATCTGTTTTAGTTTGGCTACTTTGAACAGATCAAATTGTATCGTATTGGGTATCTATTACGTCTTTGACCTTTGGCAACTGTTAAAGAATCGTAACTACGGTAAAGCTCTTCTTTTCCCACTATTATCAGGtggaattcttttcttaaCATGCGTCCTACAGCAATATGTGATCCCTTATAGTATCTTTTGTCCAGAGAGAGGTTCATGGTGTAATACACAAATTCTGGGTCCATTTACCAGGCAATCCTTTTATGGATTTTTGCAATCTCATTATTGGAACGTTGGTTTTCTCAAATATTGGACTCCAAATAATATACCCAATTTCCTATTCGCATTACCCAATATTATCATTCTACTGTATTCATCAGTttatttttccaagatatATCCATATTACAGTTTAAGACCACATATTTGGGTCACTACATCTTTGGTCATTATTGTCTTACTTTTCGCCCACGTTCAAATCATTAATCGGATTTCAACTTTCATTCCATTGCATCTCTGGTACATTGCAGATAGATTGTTGAAAACCTCTAATTCGAAAGATAAGAGCACACCCCGTGGCGATGATAGAATCGCTcattattatattatatGGCTTATCTTTTGGATTCCCCTACAAACGATACTCTTTGCATATTTTTTACCGCCAGCATAA
- the RAD57 gene encoding putative DNA-dependent ATPase RAD57 (similar to uniprot|P25301 Saccharomyces cerevisiae YDR004W RAD57 Protein that stimulates strand exchange by stabilizing the binding of Rad51p to single-stranded DNA involved in the recombinational repair of double-strand breaks in DNA during vegetative growth and meiosis forms heterodimer with Rad55p), translating to MDLYDELPQSSLLCDEEFTSLLDACKKYQVSVVDFLTLPSKELARQLQRSTNEVDKFQKSMIAEYDDQLMNFNEVKPISEVEGPVPFTTTDVGIDEALGGGIYTHGITEVFGESSTGKSQLLMQLCLSVQLPTNMGGIKGKCVYISTEGDLPTQRLASMISAREELVKHGVSQENVYTVTCCDLINQDHILNVQLPILLENSRGAIKLIIIDSISHHMRVELPTRDFKDHQDNRFYVDQVAERLLDLANKHALAVVVANQVSDRPLFESPEPYVAELTDYEYQLGWWVGWRNSSIIYHQKYNEPKNVNSDYQDNEDLLSDDEDGKLIHDEIARVENLSRTKAAKVTVANSEKALPPDKRPIERRSTFPSNKQRFHKKRSVDRRVPNLGLNWAKHLSSRILLSKSYRASPMIRRGELHLYKGSDPTTFWQVKRLFKVVFSAYADSKEIPFMITKRGLESSLGDD from the coding sequence ATGGATCTTTATGATGAGCTCCCTCAAAGTTCACTGCTCTGTGACGAAGAATTCACTTCTTTGTTAGATGCCTGTAAAAAATATCAGGTATCAGTAGTCGACTTTCTCACACTCCCGTctaaagaattggcaagACAGCTTCAAAGGTCAACAAATGAGGTAGATAAGTTCCAAAAATCAATGATCGCAGAGTatgatgatcaattgatgaattttaacGAGGTGAAACCCATTAGTGAAGTGGAAGGACCGGTACCATTCACTACAACTGATGTTGGCATTGATGAGGCCCTTGGAGGAGGTATTTATACACATGGTATTACAGAAGTTTTTGGCGAAAGCTCTACTGGTAAGTCCCAATTACTTATGCAATTGTGCTTGAGCGTTCAATTGCCTACAAATATGGGAGGAATTAAAGGTAAATGCGTTTATATTTCTACTGAAGGTGATTTACCCACACAAAGACTGGCATCTATGATTTCAGCAAGAGAGGAGTTGGTTAAACATGGAGTCTCACAGGAAAATGTTTATACAGTCACTTGTTGTGATTTAATTAATCAAGATCATATTCTCAATGTTCAATTGCCGATTCTTTTAGAGAATAGTAGAGGCGCCATCAAGTTAATAATCATTGATTCTATCTCTCATCATATGCGAGTTGAACTTCCTACTAGAGACTTTAAGGATCATCAAGACAACAGGTTTTATGTTGATCAAGTAGCCGAGAGATTACTTGATCTAGCCAACAAACACGCTTTAGCGGTTGTGGTTGCCAACCAAGTTAGTGATAGACCATTGTTCGAAAGTCCAGAGCCTTATGTTGCTGAATTAACAGATTATGAGTACCAATTGGGGTGGTGGGTAGGTTGGAGGAATTCTTCCATAATTTATCATCAAAAATATAACGAACCTAAGAATGTTAATTCAGATTACCAAGATAATGAAGATCTGTTatcagatgatgaagatggaaAGTTGATTCATGATGAAATAGCAAGGGTCGAAAATTTGTCAAGGACGAAGGCAGCCAAAGTAACAGTTGCAAATAGCGAGAAGGCATTGCCGCCGGATAAAAGACCTATCGAAAGAAGATCAACATTCCCTTCCAATAAGCAAAGATTTCACAAAAAGAGAAGTGTAGATAGAAGGGTGCCTAATTTAGGTTTGAATTGGGCTAAACATCTCAGTAGTAGAATTTTACTGAGTAAATCCTATAGGGCATCACCAATGATTAGGAGAGGTGAGTTGCATCTTTATAAAGGATCTGATCCTACAACTTTTTGGCAGGTCAAGAGGCTCTTTAAAGTTGTTTTTTCGGCGTATGCAGATTCCAAGGAAATTCCATTTATGATCACAAAAAGAGGTTTGGAAAGTTCATTAGGTGATGATTGA